In the genome of Patescibacteria group bacterium, one region contains:
- a CDS encoding EamA family transporter — MYIFLSLTAAFFYSLSGIAGKITTKYKIKNLYSLIFWLNVTALIFLPFLWAKAGHIQNPLSWPYFAYIATTAVATLLTWKALYSIDVSVYQSLFNIQTIFVTLLSFIVLGERFPVLIYLSIALTVLGGILVSYNDKQRLGSIFNKNILLMLLAVLLYAATDIFVKLSLNTGLDPFNFQAWSLLGVAVLLSPTYFLAKKEIRVTAIQIFPLFLSNLFIVSAQVLVFIAFLTNVAVSQALAMFGSFFTLLITGITSRYYPTWLEKNSSKTYIIRLTGCAVLIAAVLLILRFAR; from the coding sequence ATGTATATATTTCTGTCCTTAACAGCAGCTTTTTTCTACTCGCTTTCCGGCATTGCCGGCAAAATTACAACAAAGTACAAAATTAAGAATCTATATTCCTTGATTTTTTGGTTGAATGTGACAGCACTAATTTTTCTGCCGTTTCTTTGGGCCAAGGCAGGGCACATTCAGAATCCGCTAAGTTGGCCTTATTTTGCCTATATTGCTACCACCGCGGTTGCAACGCTTCTGACATGGAAAGCCTTATATTCCATCGACGTATCAGTCTATCAATCGCTATTTAACATACAGACCATTTTTGTAACGCTGCTGTCATTTATTGTTTTAGGCGAAAGATTCCCTGTCCTGATCTATCTTTCAATTGCCTTGACGGTGCTTGGTGGAATTCTTGTTTCCTACAACGACAAACAACGACTGGGATCAATTTTCAACAAAAACATTTTACTGATGCTCCTTGCTGTTTTGCTTTATGCGGCAACTGATATTTTCGTGAAACTTTCACTCAATACCGGGCTTGATCCTTTCAATTTTCAGGCCTGGTCTTTATTGGGAGTCGCAGTTCTTTTGAGCCCAACATATTTTCTAGCAAAAAAAGAAATCAGGGTCACCGCAATCCAGATTTTTCCACTTTTCCTAAGCAACTTATTTATCGTAAGCGCACAAGTATTGGTTTTCATCGCATTTTTGACGAATGTGGCAGTTTCACAAGCCCTTGCAATGTTCGGGTCATTTTTCACCCTACTAATTACTGGCATCACCTCCAGATATTACCCTACCTGGCTCGAAAAAAATTCATCAAAAACATACATCATCAGGTTGACTGGATGTGCTGTTTTGATAGCTGCTGTTCTACTTATTTTGAGATTTGCTAGATAG
- a CDS encoding glycosyltransferase — translation MKNQPKVSIIIPVIAVNDYIRESIPEILKLDWPDYEIFIFPDQPDKKHKWPKTKIIASGKVGPAEKRDLAIKYAQGEIIAFLDDDAFPRADWLKKSIKLFSDKKVGAVGGPAMTPKHDDTLQKVSGAVFESYLGGGGARNRYLPIGKECECDDWPTVNLLVRKDVFAKIGGFDNTYWPGEDTKLCLDILSAGYKIMYTPEAVVYHHRRSDLVKHFKQIGNYALHRGFFAKIYPKTSLKLFYFMPSIFDLYLLALIIITLIPHSSSLVMIASIPIALYAVGLILDALVISFRWKNPLVGLITIPMVLFTHVWYGIRFVWGLIIPKLAR, via the coding sequence ATGAAAAATCAGCCCAAGGTTTCCATCATCATTCCTGTTATTGCCGTAAATGATTACATTCGCGAGTCCATCCCTGAGATTCTGAAGTTAGATTGGCCGGATTATGAGATTTTTATTTTTCCTGATCAACCTGACAAAAAACATAAATGGCCGAAAACCAAAATTATCGCATCGGGCAAAGTCGGGCCGGCAGAGAAACGCGATCTGGCAATTAAATATGCCCAAGGCGAGATCATTGCATTTTTAGACGATGATGCATTTCCGAGAGCCGATTGGCTCAAAAAGTCGATCAAATTATTTTCTGACAAAAAAGTCGGCGCTGTCGGCGGGCCTGCGATGACACCGAAGCATGACGATACCCTACAAAAAGTTTCTGGCGCTGTTTTTGAATCTTATCTTGGCGGTGGCGGAGCGAGAAACCGCTATTTGCCGATCGGCAAAGAGTGTGAATGTGACGATTGGCCAACAGTGAATCTGCTTGTCCGCAAGGATGTTTTTGCAAAAATAGGTGGCTTCGATAATACTTACTGGCCAGGGGAAGACACCAAACTTTGCCTTGATATTTTAAGTGCCGGTTACAAAATCATGTATACGCCGGAGGCGGTCGTCTACCACCATCGCCGATCCGACCTTGTGAAGCACTTCAAACAGATTGGAAATTATGCCCTGCATCGCGGTTTCTTTGCCAAGATCTATCCGAAAACTTCGCTTAAACTATTCTATTTCATGCCGAGTATTTTCGATCTATATCTGTTGGCGTTGATAATAATTACCCTCATTCCTCATTCCTCATCTCTTGTAATGATTGCCTCAATTCCAATTGCGCTATATGCCGTTGGGCTTATTTTGGATGCCCTTGTTATCTCATTTCGTTGGAAAAATCCATTGGTAGGATTAATCACGATACCCATGGTCCTCTTCACTCATGTCTGGTACGGCATCCGCTTCGTTTGGGGGCTGATTATTCCAAAACTTGCTAGATAG